A region of Haemorhous mexicanus isolate bHaeMex1 chromosome 24, bHaeMex1.pri, whole genome shotgun sequence DNA encodes the following proteins:
- the PTS gene encoding 6-pyruvoyl tetrahydrobiopterin synthase translates to MSPRSARLARLSRSVTFSACHRLHSKSLSDEENLKLFGKCNNPNGHGHNYKVVVTVRGEIDPVSGMVMNLTDLKEYMQAAIMEPLDHKNLDKDVPYFSEVVSTTENVAVFIWDSLQKLLPQGILYKVEVHETEQNVVVYKGEEAIVK, encoded by the exons ATGTCGCCGCGCTCCGCCCGCCTGGCGCGGCTGTCGCGCTCCGTCACCTTCAGCGCCTGCCACCGCCTGCACAG TAAATCCCTGAGTGATGAGGAGAACCTGAAGCTCTTTGGGAAGTGCAACAATCCAAATGGCCACGGACACAACTACAAAG ttgtGGTCACCGTGCGTGGAGAG ATCGACCCAGTCTCGGGGATGGTGATGAACCTGACAGACCTGAAGGAATACATGCAG gcagcGATCATGGAGCCGCTGGACCACAAAAACCTGGACAAGGACGTGCCCTACTTCTCTGAGGTGGTGAG CACCACGGAGAACGTTGCTGTGTTCATCTGGGACAGCCTCCAgaagctgctgccccagggcatCCTCTACAAGGTGGAGGTGCACGAGACAGAGCAGAACGTGGTGGTTTACAAGGGAGAAGAAGCAATTGTCAAGTGA